One genomic window of Halorubrum hochsteinianum includes the following:
- the fdhF gene encoding formate dehydrogenase subunit alpha, with translation MPDPSETSERRFESNPTVCPFCGVGCSVEYAGRGSATGVEGPVNGRGEICPKGAAAFDVVDHGDRLTEPLVEHGGTFVTAPWSEALDRVASGIGEVVEEHGADAVQFFASSNCTNEENYVLQKLARVLGTNNVDNCARLCHASTVAAMSERFGAGAMTNTLDDLGEADCIFVNGANPAEQHPVAFRSYILPAVRDGATLVHVDPRENDTTEAADVHLPLRPGTDIQLLNAVAAVLVEEDLVDEGFLAERTTGFDRLREHLAGVDVAASAEAAGVDPETVREAARAYGEADRAAVITGMGTSQHRCGTDNVHALLNLALLTGNVGRPGTGVNPLRGQNNVQGASDVGGLPGVLPGYEPVTDPDARERVADEWGVEPPAEPGLTEVEATHRFGDEVRAAVVFGENPAVTEPNATAVASAFDDLDFCVVIDLFETRTAEHADVVLPGSAWAEKSGTVTNTDRRVMRMRPNADLPGSARRDFEILTELGRRLTDRPEEFAYDGPADAFDELTRVAPIYEGMSYAGIGDGYQRWPFDAEAGTGTDVLHAETFATGERTAPLAVVDAVPPADDLDAGELTLTTGRVLQHFNSGALSRRSDRLMAMRGEDVLQIHPADAAERGIEDGDRVTVSNERGTVEAAADVTPAVREGVAFCTFHYAEPLANALTGDALDPAAKIPEFKHSAVAVEPAASAAGESGAAGEGDAAAGDD, from the coding sequence ATGCCCGATCCGAGCGAGACCTCCGAGCGCCGATTCGAGTCGAACCCGACCGTCTGTCCGTTCTGCGGGGTCGGCTGCAGCGTCGAGTACGCCGGCCGCGGGAGCGCGACGGGCGTCGAGGGGCCCGTGAACGGCCGCGGGGAGATCTGTCCGAAGGGGGCGGCCGCGTTCGACGTGGTGGACCACGGGGACCGCCTGACCGAGCCGCTGGTCGAACACGGCGGGACCTTCGTCACGGCCCCGTGGTCGGAGGCGCTCGACCGCGTCGCGAGCGGGATCGGAGAGGTGGTCGAGGAGCACGGGGCCGACGCCGTCCAGTTCTTCGCCTCCTCGAACTGTACGAACGAGGAGAACTACGTCCTCCAGAAGCTCGCGCGCGTCCTCGGCACGAACAACGTGGACAACTGCGCCCGGCTCTGTCACGCCTCGACGGTCGCCGCGATGAGCGAGCGGTTCGGCGCGGGCGCGATGACGAACACCCTCGACGACCTGGGGGAGGCGGACTGCATCTTCGTCAACGGAGCGAACCCGGCCGAGCAGCATCCGGTCGCGTTCCGGTCGTACATCCTCCCGGCGGTCCGCGACGGCGCGACGCTGGTCCACGTCGATCCCCGCGAGAACGACACGACGGAGGCGGCGGACGTCCACCTCCCGCTGCGGCCCGGCACCGACATCCAGCTGTTGAACGCGGTCGCCGCGGTGCTCGTCGAGGAGGACCTCGTCGACGAGGGGTTCCTCGCGGAGCGGACGACCGGCTTCGACCGGCTGCGCGAGCACCTCGCCGGCGTCGACGTCGCGGCGAGCGCCGAGGCGGCCGGCGTCGACCCCGAGACGGTCCGGGAGGCGGCCCGGGCGTACGGCGAGGCCGACCGCGCGGCGGTCATCACCGGGATGGGGACGAGCCAGCACCGCTGCGGCACCGACAACGTCCACGCCCTGCTCAACCTCGCGCTGCTGACCGGCAACGTCGGCCGCCCGGGAACCGGCGTGAACCCGCTCCGCGGCCAGAACAACGTCCAAGGGGCGAGCGACGTCGGGGGGCTCCCCGGCGTGCTCCCCGGCTACGAGCCGGTGACGGACCCGGACGCCCGCGAGCGCGTCGCCGACGAGTGGGGGGTCGAGCCGCCGGCGGAGCCCGGGCTCACGGAGGTCGAGGCCACCCACCGCTTCGGCGACGAGGTGCGCGCGGCGGTCGTCTTCGGCGAGAACCCGGCGGTCACGGAGCCGAACGCGACCGCGGTCGCGTCGGCGTTCGACGACCTCGACTTCTGCGTCGTCATCGACCTGTTCGAGACGCGGACGGCGGAGCACGCCGACGTGGTGCTTCCGGGGAGCGCGTGGGCGGAGAAGTCCGGCACCGTGACGAACACCGACCGCCGCGTGATGCGGATGCGGCCGAACGCCGACCTCCCGGGGAGCGCCCGGCGGGACTTCGAGATCCTGACCGAACTCGGCCGTCGCCTGACCGACCGGCCCGAGGAGTTCGCGTACGACGGGCCGGCGGACGCGTTCGACGAACTGACGCGAGTCGCTCCGATCTACGAGGGGATGAGCTACGCGGGGATCGGCGACGGCTACCAGCGGTGGCCGTTCGACGCCGAGGCGGGGACGGGGACCGACGTGTTACACGCGGAGACGTTCGCGACCGGCGAGCGGACCGCACCGCTCGCGGTCGTGGACGCGGTCCCGCCCGCGGACGACCTCGACGCGGGCGAACTGACGCTGACGACCGGTCGCGTCCTCCAGCACTTCAACAGCGGGGCGCTCAGCCGGCGCTCGGACCGCCTCATGGCGATGCGCGGCGAGGACGTCCTCCAGATCCACCCGGCCGACGCCGCCGAGCGCGGGATCGAGGACGGGGACCGGGTGACCGTCTCGAACGAGCGCGGGACCGTCGAGGCCGCGGCCGACGTGACGCCGGCGGTGCGCGAGGGGGTCGCGTTCTGCACGTTCCACTACGCGGAGCCGCTCGCGAACGCCCTGACGGGCGACGCGCTCGACCCGGCAGCGAAGATACCGGAGTTCAAGCACTCGGCGGTCGCGGTCGAACCGGCCGCCTCGGCGGCCGGGGAGAGCGGCGCGGCCGGCGAGGGCGACGCGGCCGCCGGGGACGACTGA
- a CDS encoding globin-coupled sensor protein, whose product MASRGEFGRGDFGRGGLNDGLDAAELVEEIGLDADEIAWRKEFVGFDEEDERRLSRYEDAFAENAERIADDFYDNLTGYDQTVDVIGRSEKGIEQLKRTQSAYLVTLAEGDYGPEYFEDRARIGKLHDMLEMPMKHYLGQYGVYYDLILPLVGDRLVDSLTDRLAEDGADGEVDDETAAAVEAEVDDAIEDILSVLRIVNLDIQVVTDTYIHSYSEKLSEAIEENERLMAEVEEEVREPIGDLRESASDVADSAAEVGDAAEDQSRRVAEVSSEVANLSATVEEVASTADEVERTSARAETLAADGRDAADDAAAAMDDIGSAVDEVAADVRALQDRVEEIDEFVDAINGIADQTNLLALNASIEAARAGDAGAGFGVVADEIKSLAEESQRHASDIESMVDGIRTDTEETVESLSETTQRVDDGSERVGDATESLSAIAEAVTETANGIDEVSDVTDEQAAAAEEIAATIDGVVEQSNDITEEMRELAAESERQSEAVEALERTVRRLAVSDGGDGSSRASLTDGGRPAGGAGGGRLAGGTDGDREVPPGVPEGMPEFVVDRLSDEELRAIAAEEGDGDDPL is encoded by the coding sequence ATGGCTTCACGTGGGGAGTTCGGTCGAGGCGACTTCGGGCGGGGCGGTTTGAACGACGGACTCGACGCCGCCGAACTGGTCGAGGAGATCGGGCTCGACGCCGACGAGATCGCGTGGCGGAAGGAGTTCGTGGGATTCGACGAGGAGGACGAGCGGCGGCTGAGCCGGTACGAGGACGCGTTCGCGGAGAACGCGGAGCGGATCGCGGACGACTTCTACGACAACCTCACCGGGTACGACCAGACCGTCGACGTGATCGGACGGTCCGAGAAGGGGATCGAACAGCTCAAGCGGACGCAGTCGGCGTACCTCGTGACGCTCGCCGAGGGGGACTACGGCCCGGAGTACTTCGAGGACCGGGCGCGGATCGGGAAGCTCCACGACATGCTGGAGATGCCGATGAAACACTACCTCGGCCAGTACGGGGTGTACTACGACCTCATCCTCCCGCTGGTCGGCGACCGGCTCGTCGACTCGCTCACCGACCGGCTGGCCGAGGACGGTGCGGACGGCGAGGTGGACGACGAGACGGCGGCGGCGGTCGAAGCGGAGGTCGACGACGCGATCGAGGACATCCTCTCGGTCCTCCGGATCGTCAACCTCGACATACAGGTCGTCACGGACACGTACATCCACTCGTACAGCGAGAAGCTCTCCGAGGCGATCGAGGAGAACGAGCGGCTGATGGCCGAGGTGGAAGAGGAGGTCCGAGAGCCGATCGGCGACCTCCGCGAGTCGGCGAGCGACGTCGCCGACAGCGCCGCCGAGGTCGGCGACGCGGCCGAGGACCAGTCGCGGCGGGTGGCCGAGGTCTCGTCGGAGGTGGCGAACCTCTCGGCGACCGTCGAGGAGGTGGCGTCGACCGCCGACGAGGTGGAGCGGACGAGCGCTCGGGCGGAGACGCTCGCGGCTGACGGCCGGGACGCGGCGGACGACGCCGCGGCGGCCATGGACGACATCGGCTCCGCCGTCGACGAGGTGGCCGCCGACGTCAGGGCGCTCCAGGACCGCGTCGAGGAGATCGACGAGTTCGTCGACGCGATCAACGGGATCGCGGACCAGACGAACCTGCTCGCGTTGAACGCGTCGATCGAAGCGGCCCGGGCCGGCGACGCGGGGGCTGGGTTCGGCGTCGTCGCCGACGAGATCAAGTCGCTCGCGGAGGAGTCACAGCGCCACGCGAGCGACATCGAATCGATGGTCGACGGGATCCGCACCGACACCGAGGAGACGGTCGAGAGCCTCTCGGAGACGACCCAGCGGGTCGACGACGGGAGCGAGCGCGTCGGCGACGCGACCGAGAGCCTCTCCGCCATCGCCGAGGCGGTGACCGAGACGGCGAACGGGATCGACGAGGTCTCCGACGTGACCGACGAGCAGGCCGCCGCCGCCGAGGAGATCGCGGCGACGATAGACGGCGTGGTCGAGCAGTCGAACGACATCACCGAGGAGATGCGGGAGCTGGCGGCCGAGAGCGAGCGCCAGTCGGAGGCGGTCGAGGCGCTGGAACGGACCGTGCGTCGGTTGGCCGTGAGCGACGGAGGCGACGGGTCCAGTCGGGCGTCCCTGACGGACGGCGGGAGGCCGGCCGGGGGAGCAGGCGGCGGGAGGCTGGCCGGGGGAACGGACGGCGACCGAGAGGTTCCGCCGGGCGTTCCCGAGGGGATGCCGGAGTTCGTTGTCGACCGACTCTCCGACGAGGAGCTACGGGCGATCGCGGCCGAGGAGGGGGACGGGGACGACCCGTTGTGA
- a CDS encoding MazG-like family protein encodes MDEQDRVAAFVDEYGLETDLTYHALDLESEVGEIAKEVTTSTDYGRNPAAAAVATDEVGDALFALLALAEAADVDATAALDEALAKYEARIGSSGDPGSGE; translated from the coding sequence ATGGACGAGCAGGACCGCGTCGCCGCGTTCGTCGACGAGTACGGCCTGGAGACCGACCTCACCTACCACGCCCTCGACTTGGAGAGCGAGGTCGGCGAGATAGCCAAGGAGGTGACGACCTCGACCGACTACGGGCGCAACCCGGCCGCCGCCGCGGTCGCGACCGACGAGGTCGGCGACGCGCTGTTCGCGCTGCTCGCGCTCGCCGAGGCGGCCGACGTCGACGCTACCGCGGCGCTCGACGAGGCGCTGGCGAAGTACGAGGCGCGGATCGGGTCGTCCGGCGATCCGGGTTCCGGCGAGTAG
- the npdG gene encoding NADPH-dependent F420 reductase, giving the protein MKIAILGGTGDIGEGLALRLAADTPHRVAVGSREAEKAETKAEEYTTELESRGLDAAVTGGENAAVAADARIVVLAVPPYHVGDTVGAVAESLDDGDVLVSPATGMKRDEEGFHYHKPGAGSVTQIVADAAPEGVTVVGAFHNLAAARLANLDAELGVDTLVIGDDEDAKATVADIAEGIEGLRALDAGGIANAPEIEGLTPLLINVAQNNDGLHDLGVRFQ; this is encoded by the coding sequence ATGAAAATCGCCATCTTGGGCGGCACCGGAGACATCGGGGAGGGGCTCGCGCTGCGGCTGGCGGCGGACACGCCCCACCGGGTCGCGGTCGGCTCGCGGGAGGCCGAGAAGGCCGAAACCAAGGCCGAGGAGTACACCACCGAACTGGAGAGCCGCGGGCTCGACGCCGCGGTGACCGGCGGGGAGAACGCCGCGGTCGCCGCCGACGCCCGGATCGTCGTCCTCGCGGTCCCTCCGTACCACGTCGGGGACACCGTCGGGGCGGTGGCGGAGTCGCTCGACGACGGCGACGTGCTCGTCTCGCCCGCCACCGGGATGAAACGCGACGAGGAGGGGTTCCACTACCACAAGCCGGGCGCGGGGTCGGTGACGCAGATCGTCGCCGACGCGGCCCCCGAGGGGGTCACCGTCGTCGGCGCGTTCCACAACCTCGCGGCCGCACGGCTGGCGAACCTCGACGCGGAGCTGGGGGTGGACACCCTCGTCATCGGCGACGACGAGGACGCGAAAGCGACCGTGGCGGACATCGCCGAGGGGATCGAGGGGCTGCGCGCGCTCGACGCCGGCGGGATCGCCAACGCACCCGAAATCGAGGGGTTGACGCCGCTGCTCATCAACGTCGCGCAGAACAACGACGGGCTTCACGACCTGGGCGTCCGGTTCCAGTAA
- a CDS encoding polyprenyl synthetase family protein: MEYLQRRVGLVEDRIESVIDEVEPDELSDEVGHVVLAGGKRVRPAVTVLACEAFDGDPEEAVDFAAGIEFVHNASLVVDDIIDRSEVRRGTAAAWAEFGYGPAIIASDGLLGEAFALFSTDPRAMRTVAEAMVELGEGEATELAARPTNEAEYMELARRKTGALFRAAAELGAVAGGAEPHAIDSFGEYAERVGVAFQMRDDVLDATADADDLGKPTGQDAEMDRPSVLQVTSLSPEEINERARSESERALAALDDADPPETEAIEYLRDLAEFVVVRER, encoded by the coding sequence ATGGAGTACTTGCAGCGTCGGGTCGGGTTAGTCGAGGACCGGATCGAGTCGGTCATCGACGAGGTCGAGCCCGACGAGCTGTCCGACGAGGTCGGCCACGTCGTCCTCGCGGGCGGCAAACGGGTCCGCCCCGCGGTGACCGTCCTCGCCTGCGAGGCGTTCGACGGCGACCCCGAGGAGGCGGTCGACTTCGCGGCCGGCATCGAGTTCGTCCACAACGCGTCGCTCGTGGTCGACGACATCATCGACCGCTCCGAGGTCCGCCGCGGAACCGCCGCCGCGTGGGCGGAGTTCGGCTACGGCCCGGCGATCATCGCCAGCGACGGCCTGCTCGGCGAGGCGTTCGCGCTGTTCTCGACGGACCCCCGCGCGATGCGCACCGTCGCCGAGGCGATGGTCGAACTCGGCGAGGGCGAGGCGACGGAGCTGGCGGCGCGGCCGACCAACGAGGCGGAGTACATGGAACTGGCCCGCCGGAAGACGGGCGCGCTGTTCCGCGCCGCCGCCGAACTCGGCGCGGTCGCGGGCGGCGCGGAGCCGCACGCGATCGACTCGTTCGGCGAGTACGCCGAGCGCGTCGGCGTCGCCTTCCAGATGCGCGACGACGTGTTAGACGCCACCGCCGACGCCGACGACCTCGGCAAGCCGACCGGGCAGGACGCCGAGATGGACCGCCCGTCGGTCCTCCAGGTCACGTCGCTGTCGCCCGAGGAGATCAACGAGCGCGCCCGTTCGGAGTCCGAGCGCGCGCTCGCGGCCCTCGACGACGCCGACCCGCCGGAGACCGAGGCGATCGAGTACCTCCGCGACCTGGCGGAGTTCGTCGTCGTCCGCGAGCGATAG
- a CDS encoding ABC transporter ATP-binding protein, translated as MSDPLLSVDGLKKYYADDQSLVDRLLGAESESVKAVDGVSFDVREGETLGLVGESGCGKSTTGETVLRLREPTAGEVTFDGADLREMSDGELTEFRQRAQIVFQDPFSSLDPRMTTGDIVAEGLRIHGLPRSDPSVETTADLTVEGASLDAAAVTVHVDDDVDRVVDAEEGVARVGVTVREDEEGVVAVLDRGDDLLGTTVETTDDGVGVTVSVDASDRAIRRARAGDLLERVGLSADQLDRYPHEFSGGQRQRIGIARALALDPDFVVLDEPVSALDVSVQAQILNLLDDLQEEFGLTFLFIAHNLGVVRHVCDRVAVMYLGEIVEIGPVEEIFDDPAHPYTKALLSSVPRATTEARDEAFDTLRGDVPSPRNPPSGCRFHTRCPQARAACRESTPPAYDVGDGRTAACFRTDDDHAYWDSEPIGENAVEEPADD; from the coding sequence ATGAGCGACCCGCTGCTCTCCGTCGACGGGCTGAAGAAGTACTACGCCGACGACCAGTCGCTCGTCGACCGCCTGCTCGGCGCGGAGTCGGAGAGCGTGAAGGCCGTCGACGGCGTCTCCTTCGACGTGCGGGAGGGCGAGACGCTCGGGCTCGTCGGCGAGTCCGGCTGCGGGAAGTCGACGACCGGCGAGACGGTGTTGCGCCTGCGCGAACCGACCGCCGGCGAGGTCACGTTCGACGGGGCGGACCTCCGCGAGATGAGCGACGGCGAGCTGACGGAGTTCCGCCAGCGCGCGCAGATCGTGTTCCAGGACCCGTTCTCCAGTCTCGACCCCCGGATGACCACCGGCGACATCGTCGCCGAGGGGCTCCGGATCCACGGGCTCCCCCGGAGCGACCCGAGCGTCGAGACGACCGCCGACCTGACCGTCGAGGGGGCCTCCCTCGACGCCGCGGCCGTCACGGTTCACGTCGACGACGACGTCGACCGCGTGGTCGACGCCGAGGAAGGGGTCGCGCGGGTCGGCGTCACCGTCCGCGAGGACGAGGAGGGGGTCGTTGCCGTCCTCGACCGGGGAGACGACCTGCTCGGAACGACGGTCGAGACGACCGACGACGGCGTCGGCGTGACGGTCTCGGTCGACGCCTCGGACCGAGCGATCCGCCGGGCCCGCGCCGGGGACCTGCTCGAACGCGTCGGGCTCTCGGCCGACCAGCTCGACCGCTACCCCCACGAGTTCTCCGGCGGGCAGCGCCAGCGGATCGGGATCGCCCGCGCGCTCGCCTTGGACCCCGACTTCGTCGTCCTGGACGAACCGGTGTCGGCGCTCGACGTGAGCGTTCAGGCGCAGATCCTCAACCTCCTCGACGACCTCCAAGAGGAGTTCGGACTCACGTTCCTCTTCATCGCGCACAACCTCGGCGTGGTCCGGCACGTCTGCGACCGCGTCGCGGTGATGTACCTCGGCGAGATCGTCGAGATCGGGCCGGTCGAGGAAATCTTCGACGACCCCGCGCACCCGTACACGAAGGCGCTCCTGTCGAGCGTGCCGCGCGCGACCACGGAGGCGCGCGACGAGGCGTTCGACACCCTCCGCGGCGACGTGCCCTCGCCGCGGAACCCGCCCTCGGGCTGCCGGTTCCACACGCGCTGTCCGCAGGCGCGCGCGGCCTGCCGGGAGTCGACGCCCCCGGCGTACGACGTGGGCGACGGCCGGACGGCGGCCTGCTTCCGGACGGACGACGACCACGCGTACTGGGACAGCGAGCCGATCGGCGAGAACGCCGTCGAAGAACCGGCCGACGACTGA
- a CDS encoding ABC transporter ATP-binding protein — translation MSDAPRVGDAEEGIASRSIGDATPSGTPGADNVLSVRDLSTRFFTEEGQINAVESVSFDLREDEILGVVGESGSGKSVTALSLVDLVETPGRVTAGEVWYRDPDLADEFRGNESVRVDGSHVDLRTAPPRVRRSLRGPSFSVIFQDPMSSFNPSITVGEQIAEAVEVQRRARANPRSTRSRTQGYGLGKYLLDGIVPGRDYTSEESMDRAVELLGQVGIPDPEERVDEYPGQFSGGMLQRAMIAQALAGEPDVLIADEPTTALDVTIQAQILNLLKEIQDDRGMSIVLITHDLGVIAEMCDRVCVMYAGEVVERGTLDSVFNETVHPYTQGLLGSIPDVDDPKARLEPIGGNVPSLVDAEMGDRCYFADRCPKAMEACLDRPDERAVDAAADHGAKCVLADREYDPADALPQDYFDDDGGAGE, via the coding sequence ATGAGCGACGCCCCCCGCGTCGGCGACGCCGAGGAGGGGATCGCCTCCCGATCGATCGGTGACGCGACCCCGAGCGGGACGCCGGGGGCCGACAACGTGCTCTCGGTGCGGGACCTCTCGACCCGGTTCTTCACCGAGGAGGGGCAGATCAACGCGGTGGAGTCCGTCTCCTTCGACCTCCGGGAAGACGAGATCCTCGGCGTCGTCGGCGAGTCCGGCTCCGGCAAGTCGGTGACGGCGCTGTCGCTCGTCGACCTCGTGGAGACGCCCGGCCGGGTCACCGCCGGCGAGGTGTGGTACCGCGACCCCGACCTCGCGGACGAGTTCCGCGGGAACGAGTCGGTGCGGGTCGACGGGAGCCACGTCGACCTCCGGACCGCGCCGCCCCGCGTCCGCCGGTCGCTGCGGGGCCCGTCGTTCAGCGTCATCTTCCAGGACCCGATGAGCAGCTTCAACCCCTCGATCACGGTCGGCGAGCAGATCGCCGAGGCGGTCGAGGTGCAGCGCCGAGCGCGGGCGAACCCCCGCTCGACGCGCTCGCGGACGCAGGGGTACGGGCTGGGGAAGTACCTCCTCGACGGGATCGTCCCCGGCCGCGACTACACGAGCGAGGAGAGCATGGACCGGGCCGTCGAACTGCTCGGGCAGGTCGGGATCCCGGACCCCGAGGAGCGCGTCGACGAGTACCCCGGCCAGTTCTCCGGCGGGATGCTCCAGCGCGCGATGATCGCGCAGGCGCTCGCCGGCGAGCCCGACGTGTTGATCGCCGACGAGCCGACGACCGCGCTCGACGTGACGATTCAGGCGCAGATCCTGAACCTGCTGAAGGAGATCCAGGACGACCGCGGTATGAGTATCGTGCTCATCACGCACGATCTGGGCGTGATCGCCGAGATGTGCGACCGCGTCTGCGTGATGTACGCGGGCGAGGTCGTCGAGCGCGGCACGCTCGACTCGGTGTTCAACGAGACCGTTCACCCGTACACGCAGGGGCTGCTCGGCTCGATCCCCGACGTCGACGACCCGAAGGCGCGGCTCGAACCGATCGGCGGCAACGTCCCGAGCTTGGTCGACGCCGAGATGGGCGACCGGTGTTACTTCGCCGACCGGTGTCCGAAGGCGATGGAGGCGTGTCTCGACCGCCCCGACGAACGCGCCGTCGACGCCGCCGCCGACCACGGGGCCAAGTGCGTCCTCGCCGACCGCGAGTACGACCCGGCGGACGCGCTCCCGCAAGACTATTTCGACGACGACGGAGGTGCGGGCGAATGA
- a CDS encoding ABC transporter permease, with the protein MVSSRVIRNLKKEFRQSGLAKLGLALVVIIALTAVFAPFIAPHNPTDQQLNQSELPPIGFSQTEERTTSQMVDGEIQTVTEEVEITADPEHVFGTDGLGRDMFSRVVYGARTSLVVGVLGTLLAASIGVPVGLLAGYHRGRVDDVLMRIADVSLAFPSLVLAVALIGLWGRAAVDVPDPFVAAGLAPEMPESFVLPITVVIVVGLVNWVWFARVARGEALSLRGQEYVKASRALGADDNTIILRHILPNAVTPIIVLGTVQVAAIILLESSLSFLGFSGTTLSWGFDISQGRDYVSSGQWWIASIPGLAIMLSVIGINLLGDWLRDALDPGIEGEGGAA; encoded by the coding sequence ATGGTATCTTCACGTGTCATCCGAAATCTCAAGAAGGAGTTCAGGCAGAGCGGGCTCGCGAAGCTCGGGCTGGCGCTGGTGGTCATCATCGCGTTGACCGCCGTGTTCGCGCCGTTCATCGCGCCCCACAACCCGACCGACCAACAGCTCAACCAGAGCGAGCTCCCGCCGATCGGCTTCTCCCAGACGGAGGAGCGGACCACCTCGCAGATGGTCGACGGCGAGATCCAGACCGTCACCGAGGAGGTCGAGATCACGGCCGACCCCGAGCACGTGTTCGGCACCGACGGGCTCGGCCGCGACATGTTCTCGCGGGTGGTGTACGGCGCTCGGACCTCGCTCGTCGTCGGCGTCCTCGGAACCCTGCTCGCAGCCTCCATCGGCGTCCCCGTGGGGCTGCTCGCCGGCTATCACCGCGGCCGCGTCGACGACGTGCTGATGCGGATCGCGGACGTGAGCCTCGCGTTCCCCTCGCTCGTGTTGGCGGTCGCCTTAATCGGGCTGTGGGGCCGCGCGGCGGTCGACGTCCCCGACCCGTTCGTCGCCGCCGGGCTCGCGCCCGAGATGCCGGAGAGCTTCGTGTTGCCGATAACGGTGGTGATCGTCGTCGGCCTCGTCAACTGGGTGTGGTTCGCCCGCGTCGCCCGCGGGGAGGCGCTCTCCTTACGCGGGCAGGAGTACGTGAAGGCGTCGCGCGCGCTCGGTGCCGACGACAACACGATCATCCTCCGGCACATCCTGCCGAACGCGGTGACGCCGATCATCGTCCTCGGGACGGTGCAGGTGGCGGCGATCATCCTCTTGGAGAGTTCCCTGTCGTTCCTCGGCTTCTCCGGGACGACGCTGTCGTGGGGCTTCGACATCTCGCAGGGGCGCGACTACGTCTCCTCCGGCCAGTGGTGGATCGCCTCGATCCCCGGCCTCGCGATCATGCTGTCGGTGATCGGGATCAACCTGCTCGGCGACTGGCTGCGCGACGCCCTAGACCCCGGCATCGAGGGCGAAGGGGGTGCCGCATGA
- a CDS encoding ABC transporter permease yields the protein MSFGRFALKRSLQGVGVVWGVITVVFALRFVTPGSAINAVAPLDASQETRAAIAAELGLDQPLYVQYGQYVFDLLQGDMGRSYIKGQEVTTLVFERLPATVELAVAASVVAIVLAIPLGVVSATNRNEPVDYGATLLSLGGISTPNFWLGIMLILIFAVEFDIFNTSGRGVDVGDVALSVVNAEPFVGTLLAWLAYITLPAIALGTYFMALITRLTRSGMLDELSKGYVQAARAKGLPQTLIRYKHALRNTLIPVITVLGLQLGTLIGGAVITEAVFSWPGLGTLVIESINQRDWPALQGSLIVIGTSFVLVNILVDVVYAYLDPGVVND from the coding sequence ATGTCATTCGGCAGATTCGCACTCAAAAGAAGCCTCCAGGGGGTCGGGGTCGTCTGGGGCGTGATCACAGTCGTGTTCGCGCTCCGGTTCGTCACGCCCGGCAGCGCGATCAACGCGGTCGCGCCGCTCGACGCGTCGCAGGAGACGCGCGCCGCGATCGCCGCCGAGCTGGGGCTCGACCAGCCGCTGTACGTCCAGTACGGCCAGTACGTCTTCGACCTGCTTCAGGGGGACATGGGCCGGTCGTACATCAAGGGACAGGAGGTCACGACGCTCGTGTTCGAGCGACTGCCCGCCACCGTCGAACTGGCGGTCGCCGCCAGCGTCGTCGCCATCGTCCTCGCGATCCCGCTCGGCGTCGTCAGCGCCACGAACCGGAACGAGCCGGTCGACTACGGCGCGACCCTGCTGTCGCTCGGCGGCATCTCGACGCCGAACTTCTGGCTCGGGATCATGCTCATCCTGATCTTCGCCGTGGAGTTCGACATCTTCAACACCAGCGGCCGCGGGGTCGACGTCGGCGACGTGGCGCTGTCGGTGGTGAACGCCGAGCCGTTCGTCGGGACGCTGCTGGCGTGGCTCGCGTACATCACGCTGCCCGCGATCGCCTTGGGCACCTACTTCATGGCGCTCATCACCCGGCTGACGCGGTCGGGGATGTTGGACGAGCTCAGCAAGGGCTACGTCCAGGCCGCGCGGGCCAAGGGCCTCCCGCAGACGCTGATCCGGTACAAACACGCGCTCCGGAACACGCTCATCCCCGTCATCACCGTCCTCGGGCTCCAGCTCGGGACGCTGATCGGGGGGGCCGTCATCACGGAGGCGGTGTTCTCGTGGCCCGGCCTCGGCACGCTGGTCATCGAGAGCATCAACCAGCGCGACTGGCCGGCGCTTCAGGGGAGTCTCATCGTCATCGGGACGAGCTTCGTCCTCGTGAACATCCTCGTCGACGTTGTGTACGCCTATCTCGACCCGGGGGTAGTGAACGACTAA